One segment of Candidatus Zixiibacteriota bacterium DNA contains the following:
- a CDS encoding ferritin family protein — protein MIDKTTDPQEAIRIAIQREQEAYDFYHEHARLFENEATREMFEFLAKEELKHKARLQEELDKNYLYEM, from the coding sequence ATGATAGACAAAACGACCGACCCCCAGGAGGCGATAAGGATCGCCATACAGCGGGAGCAGGAAGCGTACGATTTCTACCATGAGCATGCCCGTCTTTTTGAAAACGAGGCGACCCGGGAGATGTTCGAGTTTCTCGCCAAAGAAGAGCTGAAACATAAGGCGCGCCTTCAGGAAGAACTTGACAAGAATTACCTGTATGAAATGTGA
- the alr gene encoding alanine racemase: MRKKHLTWVEINARKLSGNISTIRKLAGKRLVAAAVKANGYGHGLELMVDLLRQEKIEYLAVHSREEAERARHRGWKRKILVVGYIPLADLEVVPELGLELTVYNIETVNRLGKLTEKAGKKAEIHLKVETGTNRQGVEPENIEKIIAAIRKSPHLHLKGVSTHFANIEDTTDHTYANYQLAEFNKIVTKINSLGLKPPLRHTACSAALLLFENTKFELVRPGIALYGHWPSKETYLSYRLAGGSNSILSPLLTWKTRVIQVKNVPADAFVGYGCTYRTTAPTRLAILPVGYFDGYDRGLSNLAYVLIKGKRAPVRGRICMNLMMADITDIEGVKLEEEAVLLGEDGKEKITAEQMAAWAGTVNYEILSRINGDIPRVIV, from the coding sequence ATGCGGAAAAAACATCTCACCTGGGTTGAAATCAACGCCCGTAAACTCTCCGGAAATATCAGTACCATTCGTAAACTTGCCGGTAAACGACTGGTGGCGGCGGCTGTGAAGGCGAATGGTTACGGGCATGGGTTGGAGCTGATGGTGGACCTTCTCCGGCAAGAGAAAATCGAATACCTGGCGGTTCATTCGCGGGAAGAGGCGGAACGGGCGCGCCATCGGGGGTGGAAAAGAAAAATTCTGGTGGTCGGTTATATTCCGCTGGCGGACTTGGAGGTAGTGCCGGAACTGGGGCTGGAATTGACGGTCTATAATATAGAGACCGTTAATCGTCTGGGCAAACTGACGGAAAAAGCGGGCAAAAAGGCGGAGATACACCTGAAGGTCGAGACCGGCACAAATCGCCAGGGAGTGGAGCCGGAAAATATTGAGAAGATAATCGCCGCCATAAGAAAATCTCCGCATCTTCATCTCAAAGGGGTTTCCACCCATTTCGCCAATATAGAAGATACCACCGACCATACCTACGCCAACTATCAACTTGCCGAGTTCAATAAGATAGTAACCAAGATAAATTCGCTGGGACTGAAACCGCCGCTTCGTCACACCGCCTGCTCGGCGGCGTTGCTTCTGTTTGAAAACACCAAGTTCGAGCTGGTCCGTCCCGGTATCGCGCTCTACGGGCACTGGCCCTCCAAAGAGACCTACCTTTCCTATCGCCTTGCCGGCGGTTCCAACAGCATTTTGTCGCCGCTTTTGACCTGGAAAACGAGGGTGATACAGGTCAAAAATGTGCCGGCGGATGCCTTTGTCGGATATGGGTGCACCTATCGGACAACGGCGCCGACCAGACTGGCGATTCTTCCGGTCGGCTACTTTGACGGATATGACCGGGGGCTCTCCAATCTGGCGTATGTTCTTATAAAAGGGAAACGGGCGCCGGTGCGGGGAAGAATCTGCATGAATCTTATGATGGCCGATATCACCGATATTGAAGGGGTGAAACTGGAAGAAGAAGCGGTTCTTCTGGGGGAGGATGGCAAAGAGAAAATCACCGCGGAACAGATGGCGGCATGGGCAGGCACGGTCAATTATGAAATCTTGAGCCGAATTAATGGAGATATTCCACGAGTAATAGTATAA
- a CDS encoding ferritin family protein: MAPVNPDILQALTAGIQSEVATYVFYLEAARHARGADIRETLEQLAGEEKAHFQILERQYDSLVRSEKWISTADILKKEGLPEINEEMAAPHRELVAQVRKMNSRKEILQMALQLEIDSRDLFKGAASSTPAKEAQEIFQQLARFEEGHVKLINSLLAQS, translated from the coding sequence ATGGCACCGGTAAATCCCGATATACTTCAAGCGCTGACCGCCGGTATTCAATCGGAGGTGGCGACCTATGTTTTTTATTTGGAGGCGGCCAGGCATGCCCGTGGCGCCGACATCAGGGAGACCCTGGAGCAGCTTGCCGGCGAAGAGAAAGCGCATTTTCAGATTCTGGAGAGGCAGTATGATTCGCTGGTTCGCTCCGAGAAATGGATATCGACAGCCGACATACTGAAGAAGGAGGGACTTCCGGAGATAAATGAAGAGATGGCGGCGCCGCACCGGGAACTGGTGGCGCAAGTGCGGAAGATGAACTCGCGCAAAGAAATCCTGCAAATGGCATTGCAGCTGGAGATAGATTCGCGCGACCTGTTTAAAGGGGCGGCGTCATCGACCCCGGCCAAAGAGGCGCAGGAGATTTTCCAGCAGTTGGCGCGCTTTGAAGAGGGGCATGTCAAACTGATAAACTCTCTTCTGGCGCAGTCCTGA
- a CDS encoding redox-sensing transcriptional repressor Rex — translation MISESSKRRISESTIHRLSLYYRLLSVLEKESKETVSSKELAKREKLTPAQVRKDLSFFGSFGTRGLGYPVSELKRRIGEILGLDRQWNVALIGVGNIGSALVGYKEFQRQGFNIRLIFDNDQRKIGSNHKGIVVADIKNLEKELRENKIEIVVIAVPATVAQYIVDDVVKAGIKAILNFAPVNLKVPEDVFLRNENMSMELEYLSFALVNLYNGRGTNR, via the coding sequence TTGATATCAGAAAGCAGTAAGAGAAGAATTTCGGAATCAACCATCCATCGCTTGTCCCTTTATTATCGGTTGCTTTCGGTTCTGGAGAAGGAGAGCAAGGAGACGGTATCCTCGAAAGAGTTAGCCAAGCGGGAGAAACTGACTCCGGCTCAGGTTCGGAAAGACCTTTCGTTTTTTGGTTCGTTCGGGACACGCGGTCTGGGGTATCCGGTTTCGGAGTTGAAACGTCGTATCGGCGAGATACTCGGTTTGGACCGCCAATGGAATGTGGCACTTATCGGGGTGGGCAATATCGGCTCGGCGCTGGTGGGGTATAAGGAATTTCAGCGGCAGGGATTCAATATCAGGCTGATATTCGACAATGACCAGCGGAAGATTGGCTCCAATCACAAAGGGATTGTGGTGGCCGATATCAAGAACCTGGAGAAGGAACTTAGGGAGAACAAAATCGAGATAGTGGTGATAGCGGTGCCGGCGACGGTGGCGCAATATATTGTTGACGATGTAGTGAAAGCGGGGATAAAAGCGATACTGAATTTTGCGCCGGTGAATCTGAAAGTTCCGGAAGATGTTTTCTTGCGCAATGAGAATATGTCGATGGAGCTGGAGTATCTGTCGTTTGCGCTGGTGAACCTTTACAACGGCAGGGGAACAAACCGGTAG